A region of the Desulfobaccales bacterium genome:
CTGACCATTCCCTGGTGCACCTACACTGATCCGGAAGTGGCGCACGTGGGCCTGTCTGAGGCAAGCGCGGCCAAGCAAGGCATCCAGGTCCAGACCTTCGTGAAACCGCTATCCGAGGTGGATCGGGCCATTGTGGACGGCGAGGCGGAAGGATTCGTCAAAATCCACGTCAAACCCGGTTCGGATAAGATCCTGGGAGCCACCGTGGTGGCCCGTCATGCCGGTGAGATGATCAGTGAGGTCACGGCGGCCATGGTGGGCAACATCGGGTTGGGCGCGCTGGCTTATGTCATTCACCCGTACCCCACTCAGGCTGAAGCGATCCGGCAGACCGGTGACCTGTATAACCGGACCAGGTTGACACCGGGCTTAAAGCGCCTGTTTACCAGGTTCCTGGCCTGGAGAAGATGACTCGAACCAGTTCCTCTCATCTGTCTGCGAAAAAACTCCTCATTTGAGCTTACCATTTTCCAGCCTTGGCAATATAATCCCAATACCACAGCGAAAATCAGAGGCTTGGCAAAAAGCTCAAAGGTGGCTTTGCGCATATGAAGGAAGATGGCATAATCAAGCCACCATCCAGTTGGGAACTGAGCAAAACCTTTCTTCATTTGGGGGCCACTGCCTATGGCGGCCTGGCCATGGTGGAGCCCATCCGCAGGCGCATCGTCCAGGAAAAGGGCTGGTTAAATCAAAAAGAGTTCTTGGACGGGGTGGCCCTCTGTCAGTTGGTGCCGGGAGCCACGGTGGTGCAATTGGCCGCCTACATCGGTTTCCATCTGCGTAAGACCAAAGGCGCCCTGGCCGCGGCAGGCGCCTTTATCTTCCCCGCCTTTATCCTCATGCTGGGCCTTTCCTGGCTCTATTTTCGTTATGGCGAGCTGGCCTGGGTAAAAATAGTTTCCAAGGGCCTGGGGGTCGTGGTCATTGCGCTGCTGGTCCAGACCCTGTGGCGGTTTCACGAAATTGTCCGCCGGCACTGGCTGGATGCGGCCCTCGCCCTGTTGACTGTGGGAGCGCTCTGGGGCGGAGCCAACTACCTGGTCGTGTTCCTGGGTGCAGGTCTTCTCCGGCTCGTTCTGGGCCGGATACTACTGGCATCCCCCGGTTCCTTTGAAGCGGGGACGGCCGGTTCAGTTCCCAACCCCGGCATGATGGCCGCCCAGGTTGCCGGTTCCCTGTCCATCCTGGCCCTGGCGGTTTGGGGATTGTGGAGCGTAAATAAGCAGTTGGGGCTGATGTCTCTCATCTTTCTCAAGATCGGGGTTATCGCCTTCGGCGGCGGCTACGTTATGATCCCCATCCTCCAATGGGATATGGTGGACCACCTGGGCTGGCTCACCCTGCGCCAATTCCTGGACGGCATCCTCCTGGGCTTTGTCACTCCCGGCCCCATTATTATCACCGCCACCTTTATCGGATACTACCTGCAAGGCGTGGTGGGTGCAGTGATTGGCACCGCGGCCATCTTTCTCCCTCCCATCCTGATAGTTATCTTTTTAAGCCCTTATTATTATTGGGTTAAAGAAACTCAGTGGATGCGCCCGGTGATCCAGGGCGTTCTCTGTGCCCTGGTGGGGATGCTGATCCTGGTGGTCATCCAGATGGGGCGGGCGTCTCTGGTGGATTGGCAAAGCTGGGTCATTATGGTGGGGGCGGCAGTAGCCCTCATTGCCTTCCGGATAAATCTCCTCATGGTGGTGATCGCTGCGGCCTGTCTTTCCCTTTTACTATTTTAAGCCAGCAAAGATACGACTTAAAAAGCCACTTTCTAACCAGCCCTGGACAGGATTCACTCCATAATTTCCACCAGCCGCTCTTGGGCGAGGATTTCCACGGTTTGTCCGGAAAAGTGTACCAGGTTTGCATGTTCCAGTTCTTTGGCGGTTCGATAGAAGGTCTCGTGGGTCATGCCCAGGAAGTTTGCCAATTCTTTACGCGGGACAGGGAGGGTAATTGAGCGGGAATCTTGCATTTCAGCCAGGAGCAGAATATAGCTGGCGATTCTCGCCTTGGGGGTTTTGAGCGACAAGTCGGCCAGACGTATCCGGAGGCGAATGACCATCAGGGACAACATGCGTATCCATTCCGCAGCGAACCTTATATCCCCGTTTACCAAGTCTAAAAATTCCTTCTTTTTTATTAGGTAGAGACGGCTGTCTTTCAGGGCCGCGGCAAAGCAATGATAGGTATCGGAAAACGGGCTGGCTAAGGCGAAGGGGCTCCCACGACCGGCGATCTCCTGGGTGATCTCTTTGCCTTGGGGAGATATCCGGTAAACACGCACTGCACCTTCATGAACCATATAGAACCCCTGGGTCGGGTCCCCTGGGGCAAAAAGCATCGCCCCCTTTTTCAAAAAAATTTCCTGGGCGATCCTTTCCAATTTCTCGAGATGTTCCCGCCAAATATTGGCAAAGATCGGGAATCCTGCCAGCATCCGTTCCACCCCATGAATCTTTCTCTTGAGTAGATTTTTCGTCTTTATGATTCAAATCATACTTCTTTTTATGGCGGCATCATACCATTTATCCAGCAAGCGGATCAAAGGAGCCTTTATGGATAATGAAAGATCGCGCCGGATGGTTTTAGTCCTGGGGTTGATGGTTTTTTGGGCTAATGGAGATAATTATGTCGCGGCTCCGCTCATCGTGGAGATAGCCAAAGCCTTTCACCTGGATATCGGCACAGCGGCGCTAACGGTCACCTCTTACATGCTGCCTTTCGGCCTGTTCACCCTGATCTTCGGGCCGCTGGCTGACCGCTATGGCAAGGCCAGGATCATCAACCTGGCGGCCTTCGGCTCGGCCATCTTCTGCGGCCTGGGGGCGCTGGCCACAGACATCTTCTCCCTGAGCGCCATCCGGGCGGTGAGCGGCGCGTTTGGCGCGGGCATCCTGCCGGTTACCATGTCGTTAATCGGCGACAGTTTTGGCCGTGATCCCAAGGCCCTGCAAAACACCCTGGGCCAGATGCTGGGCATGGCGTTCCTGGGCGGGGCCGCCGGTACGATCATCGGCGGAGCCCTGGCGTTCATGGGGTCCTGGAGGCTTGTCTATCTGGTTTATGGCCTTACCGGGCTGATAATCGCAACTATTATGCTAAAAACCATAGAAAGACAACCGGGGACCACCGCCCAATTTAGCCTCAGGAGGGCCTACCAGGAAGCCTTTGCCAATACAGATCTACTGAAAACGGTGAGCATTATTTTCCTAATGGGGGCCTCGGTCTTTGGTAGCTTCACCTATGCGGGCAAATTCGTAGAAACCCAAACCGGGGTTAATATTCTCTGGGTTGGGGTAATCTTGACCTGTTTCGGGGTGGCCACCATCATAGGAGGTCGCCAGGCGGGGGCCTGTAGGCAGAAACTGGGTAACCGGGTCCTCCTTTTTGGCGCCCTCATGGGTTCGGTCTCCTGGGCGGTCATGGGAGCCTGGCACTCCCCGGTATTCATCTCTCTTTCTTTAGCAGGATTCGGGCTTGGATTCATCCTCATTCAATCCAGCCTGCTGACCACGGCACAACAGTTAATGCCTCAGCGGCGCGGCACTGTCATGTCCCTGGCGTCTTTCAACATGTTTGTTGGCGGCGGTTTGGGTACCTTGATGAACGGACATATTCTCACGAAGTGGGGGTTCGAAGCGGTATTTCTGGGAGCCGCAGGGCTGATTCTTCTTGCGGGGATCATTGCCGCCCGCCTCTTGGACCGAGTTTCCCCGGCTATCCCTTCA
Encoded here:
- a CDS encoding MFS transporter is translated as MDNERSRRMVLVLGLMVFWANGDNYVAAPLIVEIAKAFHLDIGTAALTVTSYMLPFGLFTLIFGPLADRYGKARIINLAAFGSAIFCGLGALATDIFSLSAIRAVSGAFGAGILPVTMSLIGDSFGRDPKALQNTLGQMLGMAFLGGAAGTIIGGALAFMGSWRLVYLVYGLTGLIIATIMLKTIERQPGTTAQFSLRRAYQEAFANTDLLKTVSIIFLMGASVFGSFTYAGKFVETQTGVNILWVGVILTCFGVATIIGGRQAGACRQKLGNRVLLFGALMGSVSWAVMGAWHSPVFISLSLAGFGLGFILIQSSLLTTAQQLMPQRRGTVMSLASFNMFVGGGLGTLMNGHILTKWGFEAVFLGAAGLILLAGIIAARLLDRVSPAIPSKAS
- the chrA gene encoding chromate efflux transporter produces the protein MKEDGIIKPPSSWELSKTFLHLGATAYGGLAMVEPIRRRIVQEKGWLNQKEFLDGVALCQLVPGATVVQLAAYIGFHLRKTKGALAAAGAFIFPAFILMLGLSWLYFRYGELAWVKIVSKGLGVVVIALLVQTLWRFHEIVRRHWLDAALALLTVGALWGGANYLVVFLGAGLLRLVLGRILLASPGSFEAGTAGSVPNPGMMAAQVAGSLSILALAVWGLWSVNKQLGLMSLIFLKIGVIAFGGGYVMIPILQWDMVDHLGWLTLRQFLDGILLGFVTPGPIIITATFIGYYLQGVVGAVIGTAAIFLPPILIVIFLSPYYYWVKETQWMRPVIQGVLCALVGMLILVVIQMGRASLVDWQSWVIMVGAAVALIAFRINLLMVVIAAACLSLLLF
- a CDS encoding Crp/Fnr family transcriptional regulator: MLAGFPIFANIWREHLEKLERIAQEIFLKKGAMLFAPGDPTQGFYMVHEGAVRVYRISPQGKEITQEIAGRGSPFALASPFSDTYHCFAAALKDSRLYLIKKKEFLDLVNGDIRFAAEWIRMLSLMVIRLRIRLADLSLKTPKARIASYILLLAEMQDSRSITLPVPRKELANFLGMTHETFYRTAKELEHANLVHFSGQTVEILAQERLVEIME